In Fodinicola acaciae, the following proteins share a genomic window:
- a CDS encoding gamma-glutamyltransferase family protein: MFTTRPELTGDHGMVASTHWLASGAGMSVLERGGNAFDAAVAAGFVLQVVEPHLNGPGGEVPILLWSEADARVSVICGQGVAPAAATIEKMTDLGVDIMPGTGLLAATVPGAFGGWLRMLAEHGTWSLRDVLEPAIAYAEHGFPAVNGIVNTIGVVAEMLAAEWPTSAELWLPGGGVPAIGARLRNPALAQTYGRVLAHAEAASSDRDGQIQAALDAWYRGFVAEEIARFCAQTSWRDTSGEVHGGLLTLDDLGAWSATVEEPSTLDYHGYTVCKTGPWGQGPVFLQQLALLRGFDLSAMDPADYVHTVVECSKLAFADREAFYGDPDFVDVPLKALLSEEYARSRVALVGESASAELRPGRPDGREPVLPAVRRDLVADASRGMSDAPMPDGVGEPTLQSDGQVRGDTCHLDVADRFGNMVSATPSGGWLQSSPVIPSLGFCLGTRGQMFRLEEDLPAALRPRSRPRTTLSPSFALRDGKPWLAFGTPGGDQQDQWSLQLFLSVVHRGLGLQEAIDAPAFHSVHFPSSFYPRTAQPGAMVVEERIGDDVVAELRRRGHEVTVDGPWTLGRLSAVARDADFPGDGFLRGAANPRGAQGYAVGR, translated from the coding sequence TTGTTCACCACTCGTCCTGAGTTGACCGGTGACCACGGAATGGTGGCCAGTACGCACTGGCTCGCCTCCGGCGCCGGCATGAGCGTGTTGGAGCGCGGCGGCAACGCCTTCGACGCGGCGGTGGCGGCCGGTTTCGTGCTGCAGGTCGTCGAACCGCACCTGAACGGGCCGGGCGGTGAGGTGCCGATCCTGCTGTGGAGTGAGGCCGACGCGCGCGTGTCGGTGATCTGCGGCCAGGGCGTGGCGCCGGCGGCCGCGACGATCGAGAAAATGACCGATCTCGGCGTCGACATCATGCCGGGGACCGGGTTGCTGGCGGCCACCGTGCCAGGTGCCTTCGGTGGCTGGCTGCGAATGTTGGCCGAGCACGGCACCTGGTCGCTGCGCGACGTGCTGGAGCCGGCGATCGCGTACGCGGAGCACGGTTTTCCGGCGGTCAACGGGATCGTCAACACGATCGGCGTCGTCGCCGAGATGCTGGCCGCCGAGTGGCCGACCTCGGCCGAGCTGTGGCTGCCTGGCGGCGGCGTGCCGGCGATCGGTGCGCGGCTGCGCAATCCCGCGCTGGCTCAGACCTACGGTCGTGTCCTGGCGCACGCCGAGGCGGCCTCGAGCGACCGCGACGGCCAGATCCAGGCCGCGTTGGACGCCTGGTATCGCGGGTTCGTCGCGGAGGAGATTGCCAGGTTCTGTGCGCAAACCTCGTGGCGCGACACCTCCGGCGAGGTGCACGGCGGCTTGCTGACGCTGGACGACCTGGGGGCGTGGTCGGCGACCGTGGAGGAACCGTCCACATTGGACTATCACGGCTACACGGTGTGCAAGACCGGCCCGTGGGGACAGGGTCCGGTTTTCCTGCAGCAGCTGGCATTGTTGCGCGGCTTCGACCTGTCCGCGATGGATCCGGCCGATTACGTACACACTGTTGTCGAGTGCTCGAAGCTGGCCTTTGCCGACCGCGAGGCGTTTTACGGCGATCCGGACTTTGTCGACGTACCACTGAAGGCGCTGCTTTCCGAGGAATACGCGCGATCGCGGGTCGCGCTGGTCGGTGAGTCCGCCAGCGCCGAGCTGCGGCCAGGACGGCCGGACGGGCGCGAGCCGGTGTTGCCGGCGGTGCGGCGGGACCTGGTCGCCGACGCGAGCCGCGGCATGAGCGACGCGCCGATGCCGGACGGCGTGGGGGAGCCGACGTTGCAGAGCGACGGGCAGGTACGCGGCGACACCTGCCACCTGGATGTGGCCGACCGGTTCGGCAACATGGTGTCGGCGACGCCGAGCGGTGGCTGGCTGCAGAGCTCGCCGGTGATCCCGTCGCTCGGTTTTTGCCTTGGTACGCGCGGACAGATGTTCCGGTTGGAGGAGGACCTGCCGGCGGCGCTGCGACCGAGGTCACGTCCGCGCACCACCTTGTCGCCGTCTTTTGCCTTGCGGGACGGCAAACCGTGGCTCGCGTTCGGCACGCCGGGTGGCGACCAGCAGGACCAGTGGAGCCTGCAGCTGTTCCTGTCCGTGGTGCACCGCGGACTCGGCCTGCAGGAGGCGATCGACGCGCCGGCCTTCCACAGCGTGCATTTCCCCAGCTCCTTCTATCCGCGTACGGCCCAGCCGGGAGCGATGGTGGTGGAGGAGCGGATCGGCGACGACGTGGTCGCGGAGCTGCGGCGGCGCGGTCACGAGGTCACCGTCGACGGTCCGTGGACGCTTGGCCGGCTGTCCGCGGTCGCGCGCGACGCCGACTTCCCCGGCGATGGCTTCCTGCGCGGCGCCGCCAACCCCCGAGGCGCGCAGGGTTATGCCGTCGGCCGTTGA
- a CDS encoding maltokinase N-terminal cap-like domain-containing protein, which produces MTASEPAKNPSSDRLCDDLAEQLAGPLAGWLPGQRWFGSKGQKILGVRPVSAYTLQDAEPQLDHVLVAVDSQDGEQLYQLLLGVRRNLPEYLEHGRIGSVRGPHGEAVAYDAVLDPDLAGRLVELMAAGAHADGLSFAAEPGVELETGLSSRPVTVEQSNTSLIFGNLYILKLFRRITAGLSADVELHRALRDMDSSHIARPLGTISGQLDGKPVTYGMLQEFLDNTSDGWAMAETSMRDLIAEADLHADEVGGDFASEAFRLGEAVASVHQDLARALGSSRLDRSGLERTVRLMHEKLDAVARSVEEVAQYAESLHRAYDDLLAIEHPVAVQRIHGDLHLGQVLRTVNGWILIDFEGEPARPLAERSAYMSPLQDVAGMLRSFDYAARHLLVGNDPDPQLDYRANEWASRNRGAFCDGYATVGPDPRDQPVLLRALELDKAVYEVAYEHNNRPTWLPIPLGSVARLATEGADLSR; this is translated from the coding sequence GTGACCGCTTCCGAACCGGCGAAAAACCCGTCCTCCGATCGTCTCTGCGACGATCTGGCCGAGCAGCTGGCCGGGCCACTGGCCGGCTGGCTGCCTGGACAACGCTGGTTCGGCAGCAAGGGCCAGAAAATCCTCGGCGTCCGGCCGGTCAGCGCGTACACGCTGCAGGACGCCGAGCCGCAGCTCGACCACGTGCTGGTCGCGGTGGACAGCCAGGACGGCGAGCAGCTCTACCAACTCCTGCTCGGCGTACGCCGAAACCTGCCGGAATACCTGGAACACGGCCGGATCGGCTCGGTGCGGGGACCGCATGGCGAGGCGGTCGCGTACGACGCCGTGCTCGACCCCGACCTGGCCGGCCGGCTGGTCGAGCTGATGGCGGCCGGCGCGCACGCCGACGGCCTGTCCTTCGCCGCCGAGCCGGGCGTCGAGCTGGAAACCGGCCTGTCCAGCCGGCCGGTGACCGTCGAGCAGAGCAACACCTCGCTGATCTTCGGCAACCTCTACATCCTCAAGCTGTTCCGCCGGATCACCGCCGGCCTGTCCGCCGACGTCGAGCTGCACCGCGCGTTGCGCGACATGGACAGCTCGCACATCGCGCGGCCGCTCGGCACGATTTCCGGACAGCTGGACGGAAAACCGGTCACCTACGGGATGTTGCAGGAGTTCCTGGACAACACCTCGGACGGCTGGGCGATGGCCGAGACCAGCATGCGCGACCTGATCGCCGAGGCCGACCTGCACGCCGACGAGGTCGGCGGCGACTTCGCGTCGGAGGCCTTCCGGCTCGGCGAGGCCGTCGCGTCCGTCCACCAGGATTTGGCGCGAGCGCTGGGATCCTCGCGGCTGGACCGGTCCGGACTGGAGCGTACGGTCCGGCTGATGCACGAGAAACTGGACGCCGTCGCGCGGTCGGTCGAGGAGGTCGCGCAGTATGCCGAGTCGCTGCACCGCGCGTACGACGATCTGCTGGCGATCGAGCATCCCGTCGCGGTGCAACGGATCCACGGCGACCTGCACCTCGGCCAGGTGCTGCGTACCGTCAACGGCTGGATCCTGATCGACTTCGAGGGCGAGCCGGCGCGGCCGCTGGCCGAGCGCAGCGCGTACATGTCGCCGCTGCAGGACGTGGCCGGCATGCTGCGGTCTTTCGACTACGCGGCACGGCATCTGCTGGTCGGCAACGACCCTGACCCGCAGCTGGACTATCGCGCCAACGAGTGGGCCAGCCGCAACCGCGGCGCGTTCTGCGACGGTTACGCGACAGTCGGCCCCGATCCGCGTGACCAGCCGGTTTTGTTGCGCGCGCTGGAGTTGGACAAGGCCGTCTACGAGGTCGCGTACGAGCACAACAACCGGCCGACCTGGCTGCCGATCCCGCTCGGCTCGGTGGCGCGGCTGGCCACCGAAGGAGCGGATCTGTCCCGATGA
- a CDS encoding multidrug effflux MFS transporter, with translation MSSVETGRPRVGLVLLLGAITILGPLSIDLYLPAFPTIEHELGASEAAVQLTLTGFLVGLALGQPISGPLSDAIGRRRPMLIGLSVFVAMSVVLAVAPNIEILIGARFLQGVAGAFGVAVAMGMVRDLAAGAAAARLLSTMMLVTGLGPILAPMVGGQLLRFVDWRGMFWFLALVAAGLLATAYFAIPETLTAERRTVGGVRAALRSYRTLVTDRVYVGYALTNGLMFGAVFGYVAAASFVYQGIYHMTPQQYGIVAGVNALGMVAMTQLNGRLVSFFHPRRLLITGLVSAATWGVLLLAIAFTRPASVWWIAVPLFLMVASIGLVMPNGMAMALNDYPKAAGTGAALIGANQFVLGGAVTALMGLGGSATAIPMAGFIAALTLLSLTVQLVLARPRTPAATAARQRTLASRDANLESAAEVA, from the coding sequence GTGAGTTCAGTCGAGACGGGTCGACCGCGGGTGGGGCTGGTGTTGCTGCTCGGCGCGATCACGATCCTGGGGCCGCTGTCGATCGACCTGTATCTGCCGGCGTTTCCGACCATCGAGCACGAGCTCGGCGCGAGCGAGGCGGCGGTGCAGCTGACGTTGACCGGCTTCCTGGTCGGCCTGGCGCTCGGCCAGCCGATCTCCGGTCCGCTGTCCGACGCGATCGGCCGGCGGCGGCCGATGCTGATCGGCCTGAGCGTGTTCGTGGCGATGTCGGTCGTGCTGGCCGTCGCGCCCAACATCGAGATCCTGATCGGCGCGCGGTTCCTGCAGGGTGTGGCCGGCGCGTTCGGCGTCGCGGTCGCGATGGGGATGGTGCGCGACCTGGCCGCCGGTGCCGCCGCGGCGCGGCTGCTGTCGACGATGATGCTGGTGACCGGCCTCGGCCCGATCCTGGCGCCGATGGTCGGCGGTCAGCTGCTGCGGTTCGTCGACTGGCGCGGCATGTTCTGGTTCCTGGCGCTGGTCGCCGCCGGCCTGCTGGCCACCGCGTACTTCGCGATTCCGGAGACGCTGACCGCCGAGCGGCGGACCGTCGGTGGCGTACGCGCCGCGCTGCGCAGCTATCGGACGCTGGTGACCGACCGCGTCTACGTCGGCTATGCGCTGACCAACGGCCTGATGTTCGGCGCGGTGTTCGGTTACGTCGCGGCCGCCTCGTTCGTCTACCAGGGGATCTACCACATGACCCCGCAGCAGTACGGGATCGTGGCCGGCGTCAACGCGCTCGGCATGGTGGCGATGACGCAGCTCAACGGGCGGCTGGTCAGCTTCTTCCACCCCCGTCGGCTGCTGATCACCGGCCTGGTCAGCGCGGCCACCTGGGGTGTGCTGCTGCTGGCGATCGCCTTCACCCGGCCGGCCAGCGTCTGGTGGATCGCGGTGCCGCTGTTCCTGATGGTGGCCAGCATCGGCCTGGTGATGCCAAACGGCATGGCGATGGCGCTCAACGACTATCCGAAGGCGGCCGGCACCGGCGCGGCGCTGATCGGTGCCAACCAGTTCGTGCTCGGTGGCGCGGTGACCGCGCTGATGGGTCTGGGTGGCAGCGCGACCGCGATCCCGATGGCCGGCTTCATCGCCGCGCTGACGCTGCTGTCGCTGACCGTGCAGCTGGTGCTGGCCCGGCCGCGTACGCCGGCCGCCACCGCGGCCCGGCAGCGCACCCTCGCCAGCCGCGACGCCAACCTCGAGTCGGCAGCCGAGGTCGCGTAA
- the glgB gene encoding 1,4-alpha-glucan branching protein GlgB, whose amino-acid sequence MTTAVSLGPVPDRVELDRLIGGAHHNPHSILGAHPIGDGRTVVRTLRPYARQVVLVAAGARVEMHRVHGGGIFQATVDGALGDYRLSVSTADEVRIEDDPYRWLPTLGELDLHLIGEGRHEKLWSVLGSHVRTYETSSGPVTGTSFAVWAPNAQGVRVTGEFSFWDGRALPMRSLGSTGVWEIFLPGVQAGSLYKFQVLGRDGVWREKADPLAFATEVPPGTASKIHQSSYEWADADWIAARAETAWHARPMSIYEVHLGSWRQGLGYRELASELVDYVRETGFTHVEFLPVAEHPFGGSWGYQVSSYYAPTARFGSPDEFRFLVDKLHEAGIGVIVDWVPAHFPKDDWSLARFDGTALYEHADPRRGEQPDWGTYVFDVGRNEVRNFLVANALYWLSEFHIDGLRVDAVASMLYLDYSRREGEWLPNKYGGRENLDSVAFLQEVNATVYREHPGVVMIAEESTAWPGVSRPTHLGGLGFGFKWNMGWMHDTLSYLSHEPVYRQYHHHEMTFSMMYAYSENFVLPISHDEVVHGKGSLLRKMPGDRWQQLANVRAMLAYMWAHPGKQLLFMGCEFAQESEWAESRSLDWWLLENPDHAGVQHLMRDLNAVYKDTPALWERDTDPAGFAWIDANDSLGNVLSFVRYGADSTLVCVANFAGVPHNDYKLGLPLTGRWDEIVNTDARDYCGSGVGNLGGVTAVKEPWHAMPASATVQLPPLGTVWLRHVSPPADDNA is encoded by the coding sequence ATGACTACCGCCGTATCGCTCGGACCGGTCCCCGACCGCGTCGAGCTCGACCGGCTGATCGGCGGTGCGCACCACAATCCACATTCGATCCTCGGTGCGCACCCGATCGGCGACGGACGCACGGTGGTGCGCACTTTGCGGCCGTACGCACGACAAGTCGTCCTGGTGGCGGCCGGCGCCCGGGTCGAGATGCACCGCGTGCACGGCGGCGGCATCTTCCAGGCCACTGTGGACGGTGCGCTCGGCGACTACCGGCTGTCGGTGAGCACGGCCGACGAGGTGCGGATCGAGGACGACCCGTACCGCTGGCTGCCCACCCTCGGCGAGCTCGACCTGCACCTGATCGGCGAGGGACGGCACGAAAAACTCTGGTCCGTGCTCGGCTCGCACGTGCGGACGTACGAGACGTCCTCGGGTCCGGTGACCGGAACGTCGTTCGCGGTGTGGGCACCGAACGCGCAGGGTGTCCGGGTCACCGGCGAGTTTTCCTTCTGGGACGGCCGTGCCCTGCCGATGCGGTCGCTCGGCTCGACCGGTGTGTGGGAAATTTTCCTGCCAGGAGTCCAGGCCGGCTCGCTGTACAAGTTCCAGGTGCTCGGCCGGGACGGAGTTTGGCGCGAGAAGGCCGATCCGCTGGCCTTCGCCACCGAGGTGCCGCCGGGGACGGCGTCGAAGATCCACCAGTCGTCGTACGAGTGGGCCGACGCCGACTGGATCGCCGCGCGCGCCGAGACTGCCTGGCACGCACGGCCGATGAGCATCTACGAGGTGCATCTGGGCTCGTGGCGGCAGGGCCTCGGATATCGCGAGCTGGCAAGCGAACTTGTCGACTACGTCAGGGAAACCGGCTTCACGCACGTGGAGTTCCTGCCGGTCGCCGAGCACCCGTTCGGCGGCTCGTGGGGATACCAGGTGTCGTCGTACTACGCGCCGACGGCGCGCTTCGGCTCACCGGACGAGTTTCGTTTTCTGGTCGACAAGCTGCACGAAGCCGGCATCGGCGTGATCGTCGACTGGGTGCCCGCGCATTTCCCGAAAGACGATTGGTCGCTGGCGCGTTTCGACGGCACGGCGTTGTACGAGCACGCCGACCCACGTCGCGGCGAGCAGCCGGACTGGGGCACGTACGTCTTCGACGTCGGCCGCAACGAGGTGCGTAACTTCCTGGTCGCCAACGCGCTTTACTGGCTCAGTGAGTTTCACATCGACGGCCTGCGCGTCGACGCGGTCGCCTCGATGCTCTATCTGGACTATTCGCGGCGCGAGGGCGAATGGCTGCCGAACAAGTACGGCGGCCGGGAAAACCTCGACTCGGTGGCCTTTCTCCAGGAGGTCAACGCGACGGTCTATCGCGAGCATCCCGGTGTGGTGATGATCGCCGAGGAATCCACCGCCTGGCCGGGAGTCTCCCGGCCGACGCACCTGGGTGGCCTGGGTTTCGGCTTCAAATGGAACATGGGGTGGATGCACGACACCCTGTCCTACCTGTCGCACGAGCCGGTCTACCGGCAGTACCACCATCACGAGATGACCTTCTCGATGATGTACGCGTACAGCGAAAACTTCGTGCTGCCGATCAGCCACGACGAGGTCGTGCACGGAAAGGGTTCGCTGCTGCGGAAAATGCCGGGTGACCGGTGGCAGCAGCTGGCCAACGTACGCGCGATGCTCGCGTACATGTGGGCCCATCCCGGAAAACAGCTGCTTTTCATGGGATGCGAGTTCGCGCAGGAGTCGGAGTGGGCCGAGAGCCGCTCGCTCGACTGGTGGCTGCTGGAAAACCCGGACCACGCGGGCGTACAACACCTGATGCGTGATCTCAACGCCGTCTACAAGGACACTCCGGCACTGTGGGAACGCGACACCGATCCGGCCGGTTTTGCCTGGATCGACGCCAATGACTCGCTCGGCAACGTGCTCTCCTTCGTCCGCTATGGCGCCGACTCGACGTTGGTGTGTGTCGCCAACTTCGCCGGCGTACCGCACAACGACTACAAGCTCGGCCTGCCGCTGACCGGTCGCTGGGACGAGATCGTGAACACCGACGCGCGCGACTACTGCGGCTCCGGTGTCGGCAATCTTGGTGGCGTCACCGCGGTAAAGGAGCCTTGGCACGCGATGCCGGCGTCGGCGACCGTACAGTTGCCGCCGCTGGGAACGGTTTGGTTGCGTCACGTTTCGCCGCCGGCCGACGATAATGCCTGA
- the treS gene encoding maltose alpha-D-glucosyltransferase, with translation MPDGTLLEPLAEDFAHARPAREEPEWYKTAVFYEVLVRAFRDSNGDGTGDLRGLTEQLDYLSWLGVDCLWLPPFYASPLRDGGYDISDFRAVLPEFGTVDDFVRLLDAAHKRGIRIITDLVMNHTSDQHPWFQESRRDPEGPYGDFYMWNDDDQKYPEARIIFVDTESSNWTYDPVRGQFYWHRFFSHQPDLNYDNPDVCDAMIDVLRFWLDLGIDGFRLDAVPYLYAREGTNCENLPETHTFLKRCRKVVEDEYPGRVLLAEANQWPADVVEYFGDPNTGGDECHMAFHFPLMPRIFMAVRRESRFPISEILAQTPDIPSRAQWGIFLRNHDELTLEMVTDEERDYMYAEYATDPRMRANVGIRRRLAPLLNNDRNQIELFTSLLLSLPGSPILYYGDEIGMGDNIWLGDRDAVRTPMQWTPDRNAGFSTADPGRLYLPPLMDTLYGFQSINVEAQSNDTSSLLHWTRRMIEVRKQHPSFGLGTFTDLGSSNPSVLAYVRDWEDKVPSEDGTVMVEHRDRVVCVSNLSRFPQPVQLDLSAYAGEALRELTGGALFPRIGDLPYLLTLPGHGFYWFQIVPAEDEL, from the coding sequence ATGCCGGACGGCACGTTGCTGGAGCCGTTGGCCGAGGACTTCGCGCACGCGCGGCCGGCCCGCGAGGAACCCGAGTGGTACAAGACCGCGGTGTTCTACGAGGTGCTGGTCCGCGCGTTCCGCGACTCCAACGGCGACGGCACCGGCGACCTGCGCGGCCTGACCGAGCAGCTGGACTACCTGTCCTGGCTCGGCGTCGACTGCCTGTGGCTGCCGCCGTTCTACGCCTCGCCGCTGCGCGACGGCGGTTACGACATCAGCGACTTTCGTGCCGTGCTGCCGGAGTTTGGCACCGTCGACGACTTCGTCCGGCTGCTGGACGCGGCGCACAAGCGCGGCATCCGGATCATCACCGACCTGGTGATGAACCACACCTCCGACCAGCACCCGTGGTTCCAGGAGTCGCGCCGCGACCCGGAGGGCCCGTACGGCGACTTCTACATGTGGAACGACGACGACCAGAAATATCCGGAAGCGCGGATCATCTTCGTCGACACCGAAAGCTCCAACTGGACCTACGACCCGGTCCGCGGCCAGTTCTACTGGCACCGGTTCTTCAGCCACCAGCCGGATCTCAACTACGACAACCCCGACGTCTGCGACGCGATGATCGACGTCCTGCGCTTCTGGCTGGACCTGGGCATCGACGGCTTCCGGCTGGACGCGGTGCCCTACCTGTACGCCAGGGAAGGCACCAACTGCGAGAACCTGCCGGAGACGCACACGTTTCTCAAGCGCTGCCGCAAAGTCGTCGAGGACGAGTATCCCGGCCGGGTGCTGCTGGCCGAGGCCAACCAGTGGCCGGCCGACGTCGTCGAGTACTTCGGCGACCCCAACACCGGCGGCGACGAGTGCCACATGGCCTTCCACTTCCCTTTGATGCCACGGATCTTCATGGCCGTACGGCGGGAGAGCCGGTTCCCGATCTCGGAGATCCTGGCGCAGACACCGGACATCCCCTCGCGTGCCCAGTGGGGGATCTTCCTGCGCAACCACGACGAGCTGACGCTCGAGATGGTCACCGACGAAGAGCGCGACTACATGTATGCCGAATACGCGACGGATCCGCGGATGCGCGCCAACGTCGGCATCCGGCGCCGGCTCGCGCCACTGCTCAACAACGACCGCAACCAGATCGAGCTGTTCACCTCGTTGCTGCTTTCGCTGCCGGGGTCACCGATCCTGTACTACGGTGACGAGATCGGCATGGGAGACAACATCTGGCTCGGCGACCGCGACGCCGTGCGTACGCCAATGCAGTGGACGCCCGACCGCAACGCGGGTTTCTCCACCGCCGACCCGGGCCGGCTCTATCTGCCGCCGCTGATGGACACGCTCTACGGTTTCCAGTCGATCAACGTCGAGGCGCAGTCCAACGACACCTCCTCGCTGCTGCACTGGACCCGGCGGATGATCGAGGTCCGCAAGCAGCACCCCAGCTTCGGTCTCGGCACGTTCACCGACCTCGGCTCGTCCAACCCGTCGGTGCTCGCGTACGTGCGCGACTGGGAGGACAAGGTGCCGAGCGAGGACGGCACCGTTATGGTCGAACACAGGGATCGGGTGGTCTGCGTGAGCAACCTGTCCCGATTCCCGCAACCGGTGCAGCTGGACCTGTCCGCGTATGCCGGCGAGGCGTTGCGCGAGCTCACCGGTGGCGCCCTGTTCCCGCGGATCGGCGACCTGCCGTATCTGCTGACCCTGCCGGGCCACGGTTTCTACTGGTTCCAGATCGTGCCGGCCGAGGACGAACTGTGA
- a CDS encoding SPFH domain-containing protein: MFGYHVPRPDQAMLISGGRSRRSGTPFRVVTGHGAFAMPMFRKVRYLTLSMNEAEITENCVTKQGIILQVRAVIAFKVGNDDESIVNAAQRFLSDQDQMSVLTGRIFAGHLRSIVGSMTVEEIIRERQRLATEVLDGSTAEMAKIGLTVDSLQIRSIDDMKLGYIAAMAAPHNAAIQQQAKIAQAQANQLAAEAEQEAQRKQAEYARQTAILQAQYKAEIDRAQAESAQAGPLAQAQAQREVLSMQTELAERAAELRQQQLVAEVVKPAEADAERVRILAQAEAERIRIQAEAAASNNRVALDRMLIDQLPALVREAAGGLANANINVLNGSDGLSEIAAGLVGQGLAILESVKNGLPAAKETTRNLEAVKEQQ; the protein is encoded by the coding sequence ATGTTCGGCTATCACGTTCCTCGGCCAGACCAGGCAATGTTGATATCCGGCGGCCGCAGCCGGCGCTCCGGCACCCCGTTTCGGGTGGTGACCGGTCACGGCGCCTTCGCGATGCCGATGTTCCGTAAGGTTCGCTATCTGACGCTTTCCATGAACGAGGCGGAAATCACCGAGAACTGCGTGACCAAGCAGGGCATCATCCTGCAGGTCCGCGCGGTGATCGCCTTCAAGGTCGGCAACGACGACGAGAGCATCGTCAACGCCGCGCAGCGTTTCCTGTCCGACCAGGACCAGATGTCGGTGCTGACCGGCCGGATTTTCGCCGGTCACCTGCGGTCGATCGTCGGCTCGATGACCGTCGAGGAGATCATCCGCGAGCGCCAGCGCCTGGCCACCGAGGTGCTGGACGGATCGACCGCGGAGATGGCGAAGATCGGCCTCACCGTCGACTCGCTGCAGATCCGTTCGATCGACGACATGAAGCTCGGCTACATCGCCGCGATGGCCGCGCCGCACAACGCCGCGATCCAGCAGCAGGCCAAGATCGCGCAGGCGCAGGCCAACCAGCTGGCCGCCGAGGCTGAGCAGGAGGCGCAGCGTAAGCAGGCCGAGTACGCGCGGCAGACCGCGATCCTGCAGGCGCAGTACAAGGCCGAGATCGACCGCGCGCAGGCCGAGTCGGCGCAGGCCGGCCCGCTCGCGCAGGCACAGGCGCAGCGCGAGGTGCTGTCCATGCAGACCGAGCTGGCCGAGCGCGCCGCCGAGCTGCGCCAGCAGCAGCTGGTCGCCGAGGTGGTCAAGCCGGCGGAGGCCGACGCCGAGCGCGTACGCATCCTGGCTCAGGCCGAGGCCGAGCGGATCCGCATCCAGGCCGAGGCGGCCGCGTCCAACAACCGGGTGGCGCTCGACCGGATGCTGATCGACCAGCTGCCGGCGCTCGTACGCGAGGCCGCCGGTGGCCTCGCCAACGCGAACATCAACGTACTCAACGGATCCGACGGGCTGAGCGAGATCGCCGCCGGCCTGGTCGGTCAGGGCCTGGCCATCCTGGAGTCGGTCAAGAACGGCCTGCCCGCCGCCAAGGAGACGACCCGCAACCTGGAAGCCGTCAAAGAACAGCAGTGA